The Euphorbia lathyris chromosome 3, ddEupLath1.1, whole genome shotgun sequence genome contains a region encoding:
- the LOC136224627 gene encoding pentatricopeptide repeat-containing protein At2g27610: MILNLTLKSLQKPQTNPYLKTVTTQFYILFHTLCPLFQSNATATDLNPNSPLSESEGPIAAKVFDKSPQPELVPCNHLLFEFSRNNSHREVVNLFVDIHRSGYRIDGSTLSCVLKTCAYLINVKLGIQLHNHCVKSGFLGDVSVGTSLLDMYMKIGNVEEGRKVFDEMGEKNVVSWTSLLAGYAQNGLNFEALRLFFTMQNEGVKANPFTFATVFGALADAGMVDTGVQLHTIVIKVGFEANIYVCNSLISLYSKSRMIRDGKAVFDSMVTRNSISWNSIVSGYIRNGFHFEAFEMFYRLKLADVKPNNMILASMIQSCANIRELCFARQLHCEIVKNGFEYDHNISTTLMVAYSKGGEMNDAFRIFSMMDEVRNVVSWTAMISGYLQNGWAEQAVSLFREMSREGVRPNDYTYSTILGAQPLISPFEVHAQAVKSDYATSPTVGTALLDAYVKLGNLDEASKVFGRIAEKDIVAWSAMLSGYAQIGETEGAINVFIQMAKEGVEPNEYTFSSVINACTAPTAAVEQGKQIHAWSIKSRFHNALCVSSALVTMYAKRGDIESANQVFKRQRVRDLVSWNSMITGYAQHGHGRKALEVFKEMQTQNLEMDGVTFIGVISACAHAGLVDEGQRYFDIMVKDRHIEPTMELYSCMVDLYSRAGMLEKAMDVINRMPFPADTTVWRTLLAASHVHRNVELGKLAAEKLISLQPHDSAAYVLLSNIYAATGDWKERTKVRKLMGIRKVKKEAGYSWIEVKKNTYSFLAGDVSHPMSDEIYLKLDELRMKLKDFGYQPDTNFVLQDVDEEHKESILFQHSERLAIAFGLIATPRGTPLQIVKNLRVCGDCHTVIKLISMIEERYIVVRDSNRFHHFKGGSCSCGDYW, from the coding sequence ATGATTCTGAACCTCACTTTAAAATCTCTTCAAAAACCGCAAACGAATCCGTATTTGAAAACTGTAACTACCCAATTCTACATTCTATTCCACACTTTATGCCCTCTCTTTCAATCAAATGCCACTGCTACTGATTTAAATCCGAATTCACCATTATCGGAGTCTGAAGGTCCAATTGCAGCCAAGGTGTTTGATAAAAGTCCCCAACCAGAACTCGTGCCCTGCAATCACCTGCTCTTTGAGTTCTCCCGCAATAATTCACACCGCGAAGTTGTTAATCTCTTTGTGGATATTCATCGATCGGGTTATCGAATCGATGGATCAACTCTTTCTTGTGTTTTGAAAACTTGTGCTTATCTGATTAATGTGAAATTAGGGATTCAATTGCATAATCACTGTGTTAAATCTGGATTTTTGGGGGATGTTAGTGTTGGTACTTCGCTTCTTGATATGTATATGAAGATTGGAAATGTTGAAGAAGGGAGGAAAGTTTTTGATGAAATGGGGGAAAAAAACGTGGTGTCTTGGACATCATTGCTTGCTGGTTATGCTCAGAATGGGCTTAATTTTGAAGCATTGAGATTGTTTTTTACAATGCAAAACGAAGGGGTTAAGGCGAATCCGTTTACGTTTGCTACTGTTTTCGGAGCTTTAGCAGATGCAGGTATGGTTGATACTGGAGTTCAACTCCATACAATTGTGATAAAAGTCGGGTTCGAGGCGAATATTTATGTTTGCAATTCATTGATTAGTTTGTATTCAAAGTCTAGGATGATTAGAGATGGTAAAGCTGTTTTTGATAGTATGGTTACTAGGAATAGTATCAGTTGGAATAGTATTGTTTCTGGTTACATTCGAAACGGGTTTCATTTCGAAGCTTTCGAGATGTTTTACCGTTTGAAACTCGCTGATGTGAAGCCGAATAATATGATTCTTGCATCTATGATTCAGTCTTGTGCTAACATTAGGGAGTTGTGTTTTGCTAGGCAGTTACATTGTGAGATTGTAAAGAATGGATTTGAATATGATCACAATATTAGCACGACTTTGATGGTAGCGTATAGTAAGGGCGGAGAAATGAATGATGCTTTTCGGATATTTTCTATGATGGATGAGGTTCGAAATGTGGTGTCGTGGACAGCCATGATTAGTGGGTATTTGCAGAATGGTTGGGCAGAGCAAGCTGTGAGTCTGTTTCGTGAAATGAGTAGGGAAGGTGTTAGACCGAATGATTACACGTATTCTACTATCCTTGGAGCTCAACCATTGATTTCTCCTTTTGAAGTACATGCACAAGCCGTAAAGAGTGATTACGCAACATCGCCTACAGTTGGAACTGCGCTTTTAGATGCTTATGTGAAGCTCGGAAATCTCGATGAAGCTTCGAAAGTTTTCGGAAGAATAGCTGAGAAAGACATTGTAGCATGGTCAGCAATGCTTTCTGGGTATGCTCAAATAGGAGAGACAGAGGGAGCTATCAACGTTTTTATCCAAATGGCGAAGGAGGGAGTCGAACCTAACGAGTATACCTTCTCAAGTGTCATAAACGCGTGTACTGCTCCTACAGCAGCAGTAGAACAAGGAAAACAGATTCACGCCTGGTCAATTAAGTCGAGATTTCATAATGCCTTGTGTGTCAGCAGCGCGCTTGTTACCATGTATGCGAAAAGAGGGGATATAGAGAGTGCAAACCAAGTTTTCAAGAGACAACGAGTGCGGGATTTAGTTTCCTGGAATTCAATGATCACTGGATATGCACAGCATGGGCATGGGAGAAAGGCTCTTGAGGTATTCAAGGAGATGCAAACACAGAACTTGGAAATGGACGGTGTAACGTTCATTGGTGTAATTTCTGCTTGCGCACACGCTGGTCTAGTCGATGAAGGTCAGAGATACTTCGATATCATGGTGAAAGATCGCCACATTGAACCAACAATGGAACTTTATTCTTGCATGGTTGACCTATACAGCAGAGCGGGAATGCTCGAAAAAGCCATGGATGTTATAAACCGGATGCCATTTCCTGCAGATACAACTGTGTGGAGAACTCTCTTGGCCGCTTCTCATGTTCACCGCAACGTAGAGCTGGGAAAGCTTGCAGCAGAAAAGCTCATATCACTACAACCACATGATTCAGCTGCGTACGTTCTGCTATCCAATATCTACGCTGCAACCGGAGATTGGAAAGAAAGAACCAAAGTTCGGAAATTAATGGGTATAAGAAAAGTGAAAAAAGAAGCTGGGTACAGCTGGATTGAGGTCAAGAAGAATACATACTCATTTTTGGCCGGTGATGTTTCTCATCCAATGTCCGATGAGATTTATCTGAAACTTGACGAACTAAGGATGAAGCTGAAGGACTTCGGCTATCAGCCGGATACCAATTTTGTGCTGCAGGATGTTGATGAAGAACACAAGGAAAGTATTCTTTTCCAACACAGTGAGAGGCTGGCAATTGCTTTCGGATTGATTGCAACACCTCGAGGAACTCCTCTTCAGATTGTGAAGAATCTCAGAGTCTGTGGAGACTGCCACACTGTTATCAAACTAATATCAATGATTGAAGAGAGGTATATTGTAGTCAGGGATTCAAACCGGTTCCATCACTTTAAGGGCGGATCCTGCAGTTGTGGGGATTATTGGTGA